One Halobaculum roseum DNA segment encodes these proteins:
- a CDS encoding prenyltransferase, protein MPTATDPTESGDADATDSVDGDPIDHAGDGDPIDRAGVAASARYLLKLSRPRFWLYLAGPILVGVAFGAANVAELFALENVLLFGYFLLPANLFLYGVNDVFDRDVDEENPKKDGREVRYGGDRLVPAVVVASLVLGAGTFAITPPAAWPFLAGFFLLGVEYSAPPLRFKTTPLLDSLSNGLYVLPGAAAYALVAGAAPPAAALAGAWLWAMGMHTFSAIPDIEPDRAAGIRTTATALGESRTLAYCAGCWLAAAGAFAAVDPRIGAVLLAYPALVGAIRLAGVAVDRAYWWFPAINTAVGAVLTMGALTRIVPPEAVLP, encoded by the coding sequence ATGCCGACCGCCACCGACCCGACCGAGTCCGGCGACGCGGATGCGACCGACTCCGTCGACGGCGACCCGATCGACCACGCCGGCGACGGCGATCCGATCGACCGCGCCGGCGTCGCCGCAAGCGCCCGCTACCTTCTGAAGCTCTCGCGCCCGCGTTTCTGGCTCTATCTCGCGGGGCCGATCCTCGTCGGCGTCGCCTTCGGCGCGGCGAACGTGGCCGAGCTATTCGCCCTGGAGAACGTCCTCCTGTTCGGCTACTTCCTGCTCCCGGCGAACCTGTTCCTCTACGGCGTCAACGACGTGTTCGATCGAGACGTCGACGAGGAGAACCCGAAGAAGGACGGCCGGGAGGTCCGCTACGGGGGCGATCGCCTCGTCCCCGCGGTCGTCGTCGCGTCGCTGGTGCTGGGCGCGGGGACGTTCGCGATCACGCCGCCGGCGGCGTGGCCGTTCCTCGCCGGGTTCTTCCTCCTCGGTGTGGAGTACTCGGCGCCGCCGCTGCGGTTCAAGACGACGCCGCTGCTGGACTCGCTGTCGAACGGGCTATACGTCCTCCCGGGCGCCGCGGCGTACGCGCTCGTCGCCGGCGCTGCTCCCCCGGCCGCCGCCCTCGCGGGCGCGTGGCTGTGGGCGATGGGGATGCACACGTTCTCGGCGATCCCCGACATCGAGCCGGACCGCGCGGCGGGCATCCGGACGACCGCGACCGCGCTCGGCGAGTCGCGGACCCTCGCGTACTGTGCGGGCTGCTGGCTCGCCGCGGCGGGCGCGTTCGCGGCGGTCGACCCGCGGATCGGCGCGGTGTTGCTCGCGTACCCGGCGCTCGTCGGGGCCATACGCCTCGCGGGCGTCGCCGTCGACCGCGCGTACTGGTGGTTCCCCGCGATCAACACCGCCGTCGGCGCCGTACTCACGATGGGCGCGCTCACTCGGATCGTCCCCCCGGAGGCGGTGTTGCCGTGA
- the cruF gene encoding bisanhydrobacterioruberin hydratase, with protein sequence MPADRREAEASLDALVRENRFTISVVFPVVGAVLLVASAEGAFAGTPLAPLAFNGGMILLGTLVMRSPLVVGLAPLVGRRELAGIGLLSAYAYAIEYVGVTTGWPYGEFEYLVALGPELGGVPLGLPVFFLPLVANAYLLCLLLLGDRAERAAVRLLAVIALVLVMDVVLDPGAVALGFWAYEGVADAGAVGVLSGAGFYGVPLSNYAGWVVSATVAVVVLDAAFDRAALRARLADCEFMLDDMVSFVLLWGGVNLWFWNPVAAAVAACIGIGLVRADRFDASLFRQAF encoded by the coding sequence ATGCCGGCGGATCGACGCGAGGCGGAGGCGAGCCTCGACGCGCTCGTGCGCGAGAACCGGTTCACCATCTCGGTCGTGTTCCCGGTCGTGGGCGCGGTGCTGCTCGTCGCCAGCGCGGAGGGCGCGTTCGCGGGCACGCCGCTCGCCCCGCTGGCGTTCAACGGCGGCATGATCCTGCTCGGGACGCTCGTGATGCGCTCGCCGTTGGTCGTCGGGCTCGCGCCGCTGGTCGGCAGACGCGAACTGGCGGGGATCGGGCTGCTGTCGGCGTACGCGTACGCCATCGAGTACGTCGGCGTGACGACCGGGTGGCCCTACGGCGAGTTCGAGTACCTCGTCGCGCTCGGGCCGGAGCTGGGCGGCGTTCCCCTGGGGCTGCCGGTGTTCTTCCTCCCGCTGGTGGCGAACGCCTACCTCCTGTGTCTGCTCCTGCTCGGTGACCGGGCGGAGCGCGCGGCGGTGCGGCTGCTCGCGGTCATCGCGCTCGTGCTGGTCATGGACGTGGTGCTCGATCCCGGGGCCGTCGCGCTGGGCTTCTGGGCGTACGAGGGGGTCGCCGACGCGGGCGCCGTCGGCGTGCTCTCCGGGGCGGGCTTCTACGGCGTCCCCCTGTCGAACTACGCCGGCTGGGTCGTCTCCGCGACCGTCGCGGTCGTCGTGCTCGACGCCGCCTTCGACCGCGCGGCGCTGCGCGCCCGCCTCGCCGACTGCGAGTTCATGCTCGACGACATGGTGAGCTTCGTGCTGCTGTGGGGCGGCGTCAACCTCTGGTTCTGGAACCCCGTCGCCGCCGCGGTCGCGGCGTGCATCGGTATCGGACTGGTCCGGGCCGACCGCTTCGACGCGTCGCTGTTCAGGCAGGCGTTCTGA